One part of the Truepera radiovictrix DSM 17093 genome encodes these proteins:
- a CDS encoding TRAP transporter large permease, with protein sequence MSVELITFFMFASVLVCILLGFPIAFVLGGLAAVFGYLQFGPAVANIFMLRLFSVLQDNVLIAIPLFVLMGVVLEQTGIAGRLYDAVRLILGRLPGGLAVATVVTATIFAAATGVVGAAVVTIGLLAVPSMLKYNYSRPLATGAICAGGTLGILIPPSILLVVYGPIAGVSVGQLFIASIVPGLLLSAFYILYAVVLCSLRPEAGPPLSREEASVPARRKLWLFVTSVLPVSLVILAVLGTIFFGLAAPTEAAGFGAFAALVLAALYRRLTLATLWKSVENTLRVSAMIYLVLIAAGFFTNVFTRIGGGRVVRDVILGLPFGELGTLVVMLLFIFVLGMFIDWLGIIMIAVPLFTPIATSLGYDQLWFSMMIIMVLQTSFMTPPFAYSIFYLKGISPPEVKTTDIYVGVLPFLGLQALVIVLLYFFPAIALWLPSYMQQFR encoded by the coding sequence ATGAGCGTCGAACTGATCACCTTTTTCATGTTCGCCTCGGTGCTCGTGTGCATCCTCCTGGGGTTTCCCATCGCCTTCGTCCTGGGGGGGCTGGCGGCGGTGTTCGGCTACTTGCAGTTCGGTCCGGCGGTCGCCAACATCTTCATGCTGCGCCTTTTCAGTGTGCTGCAGGACAACGTGCTCATCGCCATCCCGCTTTTCGTGCTGATGGGGGTGGTGCTCGAGCAGACCGGTATCGCCGGGCGGCTGTACGACGCGGTCCGCCTGATCCTCGGCCGCCTCCCGGGTGGTCTGGCGGTCGCGACCGTCGTTACGGCGACCATCTTCGCCGCGGCGACCGGTGTGGTCGGTGCGGCCGTGGTGACCATCGGTCTTTTGGCGGTGCCGTCGATGCTCAAGTACAACTACTCGCGCCCCCTGGCGACCGGCGCGATCTGTGCGGGCGGTACCCTGGGCATCTTGATCCCGCCCAGCATCCTCCTCGTCGTCTACGGCCCCATCGCCGGGGTGTCGGTGGGTCAGCTCTTTATCGCCTCTATCGTGCCGGGGCTTTTGCTGTCGGCGTTTTACATCCTGTACGCGGTCGTCCTCTGCTCGCTGCGCCCCGAAGCCGGCCCGCCGCTCAGCCGAGAGGAGGCGAGCGTCCCCGCGCGGCGCAAGCTGTGGCTCTTCGTGACCTCGGTGTTGCCGGTGTCGCTGGTGATCTTGGCGGTGCTCGGAACCATCTTTTTCGGCCTCGCGGCGCCGACCGAGGCGGCCGGGTTCGGCGCCTTCGCCGCGCTCGTCCTCGCCGCCTTGTACCGCCGGCTCACCCTAGCGACGCTGTGGAAGTCGGTCGAGAACACCCTGCGCGTCTCCGCGATGATCTACCTCGTGCTGATCGCGGCGGGGTTTTTTACAAACGTCTTTACCCGTATCGGCGGGGGGCGGGTGGTACGCGACGTGATCTTGGGGCTCCCTTTCGGCGAGCTCGGGACGCTCGTCGTGATGCTGCTCTTTATCTTCGTGCTCGGCATGTTTATCGATTGGCTGGGCATCATCATGATCGCGGTACCGCTCTTTACGCCCATCGCCACCTCGCTCGGCTACGACCAGCTGTGGTTTTCGATGATGATCATTATGGTCTTACAGACCTCGTTTATGACCCCACCCTTTGCCTACTCGATCTTCTACCTCAAGGGCATCTCGCCCCCCGAGGTCAAGACCACCGACATCTACGTGGGCGTGCTCCCGTTTTTAGGGCTACAAGCGCTGGTCATCGTGCTGCTCTACTTTTTTCCCGCCATCGCGCTCTGGTTACCGTCGTACATGCAGCAGTTTAGGTGA
- a CDS encoding SDR family NAD(P)-dependent oxidoreductase, translating into MNALIVGATGGIGSALVTALKGSYALTLVGRDARKLQGLGGGATLVPTDVTSELEVEALFEDLPPQDLLIYAAGAIQPAPLSRTSAEAWARVVDTNLTGLFYTLKHAEPKLVTGARVYVLGARPELVNFRGFGAYAAAKAGVAALVKVAAAEWRRKAHLTLVLPKAVATDFWQSVGQPPKDALSPEDVAEAIVNSLQGEPQAELRVG; encoded by the coding sequence ATGAACGCGCTTATTGTCGGGGCAACCGGGGGGATCGGTTCGGCACTCGTGACGGCGCTCAAGGGGTCCTACGCGCTCACCTTGGTCGGGCGCGACGCGCGCAAGCTGCAGGGGTTGGGCGGCGGGGCGACGCTCGTCCCAACCGACGTCACCAGCGAGCTCGAGGTCGAGGCGCTGTTCGAGGACCTGCCGCCGCAGGACCTGCTCATCTACGCGGCGGGCGCCATTCAGCCGGCGCCTTTGAGCCGCACCTCGGCCGAGGCGTGGGCGCGCGTCGTGGACACCAACTTAACGGGGCTCTTTTACACGCTGAAGCACGCCGAGCCGAAGCTCGTGACGGGGGCGCGGGTGTACGTCCTCGGCGCCCGCCCCGAGCTCGTGAACTTTCGCGGCTTCGGCGCCTACGCGGCGGCCAAAGCGGGCGTCGCGGCGCTCGTCAAGGTGGCCGCTGCCGAGTGGCGGCGCAAGGCGCACCTCACGCTCGTACTCCCCAAAGCGGTCGCCACGGACTTCTGGCAGAGCGTCGGGCAGCCGCCCAAAGACGCGCTCTCACCCGAGGACGTCGCCGAAGCCATCGTGAACAGCTTGCAGGGGGAGCCGCAGGCGGAGCTGCGCGTCGGTTAG
- a CDS encoding MBL fold metallo-hydrolase — protein MPADAPIQLSERVFYLPGSVNAALVVGDEREAVIVDTGQDKDAGRRLKGACAHLGVTPIAILNTHAHADHYGGNDFLVRNLGLSVYAPPFEASILQNPYLEPVYLFHGAKPPQELLSKWLMAKPSPVNQLLAPGRLELAGLALEILDTSGHAHTHYAVNVDGVLIAADAVFGTDVLDKYPLPFGQDVARQIASAERVADVGARTVLPGHGDPTEDVAALVGANLAAFERAAAAVAAACTGVPTSAVLRASCRALGIVINDLPRYHLNLCVVSAYLSYLRETGRVELSIIDNELRWTAVAPV, from the coding sequence GTGCCCGCAGACGCCCCCATCCAACTCAGCGAGCGCGTCTTCTACCTCCCCGGCAGCGTCAACGCGGCGCTCGTGGTCGGCGACGAGCGCGAGGCCGTGATCGTCGACACCGGCCAGGACAAGGACGCCGGACGGCGCCTCAAGGGGGCGTGCGCGCACCTCGGCGTGACCCCCATAGCGATCCTCAACACCCACGCCCACGCCGACCACTACGGCGGCAACGACTTTTTGGTGCGCAACCTGGGGCTCAGCGTCTACGCGCCACCCTTCGAGGCGAGCATCCTGCAAAACCCCTACCTCGAGCCCGTCTACCTCTTTCACGGCGCCAAACCGCCCCAGGAGCTGCTCTCCAAATGGCTGATGGCGAAACCGTCGCCGGTGAACCAGCTGCTGGCGCCGGGGCGACTCGAGCTGGCCGGCTTGGCGCTCGAGATCCTCGACACCTCCGGGCACGCCCACACCCACTACGCGGTCAACGTAGACGGTGTGCTCATCGCCGCCGACGCGGTGTTCGGGACGGACGTGCTGGACAAGTACCCCTTGCCCTTCGGTCAGGACGTCGCTCGGCAGATAGCGAGCGCCGAGCGGGTCGCCGATGTGGGCGCGCGCACCGTCTTGCCGGGACACGGCGATCCGACGGAGGACGTCGCCGCGCTCGTCGGGGCCAACCTCGCGGCGTTCGAGCGGGCGGCGGCGGCGGTGGCAGCGGCCTGCACGGGGGTTCCCACGAGCGCCGTGTTGCGGGCCAGCTGCCGAGCGCTCGGCATCGTCATAAACGACCTCCCCCGCTACCACCTCAACCTCTGCGTGGTGAGCGCGTACCTCAGCTATCTGCGGGAGACGGGGCGCGTCGAGCTCAGCATTATCGACAACGAACTCCGCTGGACGGCGGTCGCGCCGGTCTAA
- a CDS encoding transcription antitermination factor NusB — protein MTARETALSILRRVHRGAFAAPVLSDALARGGLSAADRGFVTHLVYGSLRLELALDAQLRPLLQNPAKLPPGVLDALRLGAFEALYSGTPRRAVVNEWVAIVKRRHGRLAGLVNAVLRRVEARELPPATRYGLPAWLYAEWEARFGRQRAEAVAAAMVAGEPLWLLAYHPQATHALLEEGCEVTLGPIEGTLAVRPSKPLGELAAFRRGWVQPQNPASSLPARLLEVAPGERVLDLASGSGVKAAQLAALGADVTSVELHPNKLERAAANLRRLGLRARGVVHDLRTPPDLPPAPKVLLDAPCTGTGTLRGHPELRTRVTPEATRSLAALQRELLRSAAAVTAPGGLLVYAVCALTQAEGPEMARWFLETHPDFEAEPFLFDLPADNAPEGSSVLPLGGLDGFFIARFKRQSSGVRTQKNS, from the coding sequence ATGACTGCCAGGGAAACCGCCCTCAGCATCCTGCGCCGCGTTCACCGCGGCGCTTTCGCTGCGCCGGTGCTCTCCGACGCGCTCGCCAGGGGGGGGCTGAGCGCCGCCGACCGCGGCTTCGTCACCCACCTCGTCTACGGCAGCTTGCGCCTCGAGCTCGCCCTCGACGCGCAGCTCAGGCCGCTCCTTCAAAACCCCGCCAAACTTCCGCCGGGCGTCTTGGACGCGCTCCGGCTCGGCGCCTTTGAGGCCCTCTACTCGGGGACGCCGCGGCGCGCGGTGGTCAACGAGTGGGTGGCGATCGTCAAGCGTCGCCACGGCCGCCTCGCGGGGTTGGTCAACGCCGTGTTGCGGCGCGTCGAGGCGCGAGAGCTCCCCCCTGCAACCCGCTACGGCCTGCCGGCGTGGCTCTACGCCGAGTGGGAGGCGCGCTTCGGGCGTCAGCGGGCCGAGGCGGTCGCGGCGGCGATGGTCGCGGGCGAACCGCTGTGGCTGCTCGCCTACCACCCCCAAGCGACGCACGCGCTTTTAGAGGAGGGCTGCGAGGTCACCCTGGGGCCCATCGAGGGGACCCTCGCCGTGCGACCCAGCAAACCCTTGGGGGAGCTCGCAGCGTTCCGGCGCGGGTGGGTGCAGCCGCAAAACCCGGCCTCGAGCCTCCCCGCACGGCTTTTGGAGGTCGCACCCGGCGAACGGGTGCTCGACCTCGCGAGCGGGAGCGGCGTCAAAGCGGCGCAGCTCGCCGCGTTGGGAGCGGACGTCACGAGCGTGGAGCTGCACCCGAACAAGCTCGAGCGCGCCGCGGCCAACTTGCGCCGCTTGGGGCTTCGCGCGCGGGGCGTGGTGCACGACCTGCGCACCCCCCCCGACCTCCCCCCCGCCCCCAAGGTCCTGCTCGACGCCCCCTGCACGGGTACCGGCACGCTGCGCGGCCACCCCGAGCTGCGCACGCGGGTGACCCCGGAGGCGACCCGGTCGCTCGCAGCGCTGCAGCGCGAGCTGCTCCGGAGCGCCGCCGCCGTCACCGCCCCGGGCGGTCTGCTCGTCTACGCGGTGTGCGCGCTCACCCAAGCCGAGGGGCCGGAGATGGCGCGGTGGTTTCTGGAGACGCACCCGGACTTCGAGGCCGAGCCGTTTCTCTTCGACCTCCCCGCCGACAACGCCCCGGAGGGCTCGAGCGTCCTGCCGCTGGGGGGTCTGGACGGCTTTTTTATCGCGCGGTTTAAAAGGCAGTCGTCAGGGGTCAGAACGCAGAAGAACTCCTGA
- a CDS encoding zinc metallopeptidase: MQGETVGVGVTGYYLIGFVAFFVSLAVSAWLRATYARWSRVQNASGLTGAEVAHAILRANNITNVRVERVPGQLSDHYDPIKRVVRLSDGIYGRASVAGMAVAAHEVGHAIQHARAYAPLQWRSALAPVANIGSQFGLLAAMMGLFLGATGMLNLGILLFSAAVLFQVITLPVEFDASRRALVQLNQLGLVTQRDTGGARSVLTAAAMTYVAAAATSIAYLLYFIMASRR; encoded by the coding sequence ATGCAGGGAGAAACGGTCGGCGTAGGGGTAACCGGATACTACCTCATCGGCTTCGTCGCTTTTTTCGTGTCGCTCGCCGTGAGCGCTTGGTTACGCGCCACCTACGCGCGCTGGTCGCGGGTACAAAACGCCTCTGGGCTCACCGGCGCGGAGGTCGCGCACGCGATTTTGCGCGCGAACAACATCACCAACGTCCGAGTCGAGCGCGTCCCGGGGCAGCTCTCCGACCACTACGACCCCATCAAACGCGTCGTGCGGCTTTCTGACGGCATCTACGGGCGCGCTAGCGTCGCCGGTATGGCGGTCGCCGCGCACGAGGTCGGCCACGCGATCCAGCACGCGCGCGCCTACGCGCCCCTGCAGTGGCGGAGCGCGCTCGCGCCCGTGGCCAACATCGGTTCGCAGTTCGGCCTGCTCGCAGCGATGATGGGGCTGTTCTTGGGCGCTACGGGGATGCTCAACTTGGGCATCTTGCTCTTCTCGGCGGCGGTACTCTTCCAGGTCATCACGCTGCCGGTCGAGTTTGACGCCAGCCGGCGCGCGCTCGTGCAGCTCAACCAGCTCGGTCTGGTGACGCAGCGCGACACGGGCGGGGCGCGGAGCGTGCTCACCGCCGCCGCCATGACCTACGTCGCAGCCGCCGCGACCTCGATCGCCTACCTCTTGTACTTCATCATGGCGAGCAGGCGGTAA
- a CDS encoding stage V sporulation protein S, producing METLRVSGNSRPNSVAGAIAALLRSEHEVEVQAIGPQAVNQAVKAIAIARSYIEPDGLELTTQPSFVKLELQHEERTAVRFTVRAYALETSPESP from the coding sequence ATCGAAACGCTACGTGTCTCGGGAAACTCCCGGCCCAACTCCGTCGCCGGGGCGATCGCTGCCCTTTTGCGCAGCGAGCACGAGGTCGAGGTGCAAGCGATCGGGCCCCAAGCGGTGAACCAGGCGGTCAAAGCGATTGCGATCGCGCGCTCGTACATCGAGCCCGACGGGCTCGAGCTCACCACCCAACCCTCGTTCGTCAAGCTCGAGCTGCAGCACGAGGAGCGCACAGCCGTGCGCTTTACCGTCCGCGCGTACGCCCTAGAGACGTCGCCTGAATCCCCCTAA
- the ilvB gene encoding biosynthetic-type acetolactate synthase large subunit, with protein sequence MNGAAALLHALEREGVEIVFGHPGGAIMPTYDALYDSPIKHVLVRHEQAGAHAADAYYRASGRVGVCLATSGPGATNLVTGLATAYMDSSAVVAITGNVPMSLIGTDAFQEADVYGITLPITKHNYLVKHVNDIPRVVREAFYIAASGRPGPVLIDIPKDVQQAPFTGSFEVALDLPGYKPTTVGHAKQLRRAAEAIRAAKRPVMMVGGGGQAAAAEIMAFAERTGVPVITTLMGLGAYPAGAENALGMPGMHGTVTANRAITHCDLIIGAGLRFDDRVTGNLKRFAPNATVVHIDIDPAEISKLVRAHVPVVGDLRDVLPRLGELLEPLNIPEWWTQLSEWKGRYPERFKKDKPLVSQEVIQMFREATGGNCVVTTEVGQHQMFAARLFPTNRPRTWITSGGLGTMGFGLPAAIGAAFARPGEQVVCVAGDGSVQMNIQELATIYKHQLPIIVAICNNGMLGMVRQWQEMFHAQRYSEVYLADSNPDFAKLAEAYGLDGYNIFDRETAAQLIPEVLAKGKPAVMNFVVYEAEKVFPMVPAGAGVDEMLIGDQEPEDLTPQQVAATEVTAAELVAADPSLERAPEGEKEPA encoded by the coding sequence ATGAACGGCGCAGCCGCACTGTTACACGCTCTAGAGCGCGAGGGGGTAGAGATCGTCTTCGGTCACCCCGGCGGGGCGATCATGCCGACTTACGACGCGCTCTACGACTCGCCCATCAAGCACGTGTTGGTGCGTCACGAGCAGGCCGGAGCGCACGCCGCCGACGCCTACTACCGCGCTTCGGGGCGGGTCGGGGTCTGCTTGGCGACCTCGGGGCCGGGGGCGACGAACCTGGTGACCGGCCTCGCGACCGCCTACATGGACTCGTCGGCGGTGGTCGCGATCACGGGCAACGTCCCGATGTCGCTCATCGGCACCGACGCCTTTCAAGAGGCCGACGTCTACGGGATCACGCTGCCTATTACCAAGCACAACTACCTCGTCAAACACGTCAACGACATTCCGCGCGTGGTGCGCGAAGCGTTCTACATCGCCGCCTCGGGGCGGCCGGGGCCCGTTTTGATCGACATCCCCAAAGACGTGCAGCAAGCCCCCTTTACGGGCAGCTTCGAGGTGGCGCTCGACCTCCCCGGTTACAAACCCACGACGGTGGGCCACGCCAAACAGCTGAGGCGCGCCGCCGAGGCGATCCGCGCGGCCAAGCGCCCGGTGATGATGGTGGGTGGCGGCGGTCAGGCGGCCGCCGCGGAGATCATGGCGTTCGCCGAGCGCACCGGTGTGCCGGTGATCACCACGCTGATGGGGCTCGGCGCCTACCCCGCCGGGGCCGAGAACGCCCTCGGGATGCCGGGGATGCACGGCACCGTGACGGCCAACCGCGCGATCACCCACTGCGACCTCATCATTGGGGCGGGGCTCCGCTTCGACGACCGCGTGACGGGGAACCTCAAGCGCTTCGCCCCGAACGCCACGGTGGTGCATATCGACATCGACCCGGCGGAGATCTCCAAGCTCGTCCGGGCGCACGTACCGGTCGTCGGCGACCTCCGCGACGTGCTGCCGCGCCTCGGCGAGCTCTTAGAGCCCCTTAACATCCCCGAGTGGTGGACGCAGCTCTCCGAGTGGAAGGGGCGCTACCCGGAGCGGTTTAAAAAGGACAAACCGCTCGTCTCGCAAGAGGTCATCCAGATGTTTCGCGAAGCGACCGGCGGCAACTGCGTGGTGACGACCGAGGTCGGGCAGCACCAGATGTTCGCCGCACGCCTTTTCCCCACCAACCGGCCCCGCACCTGGATCACCTCCGGCGGCCTCGGCACGATGGGTTTCGGGCTCCCCGCCGCCATCGGCGCCGCTTTCGCGCGCCCCGGCGAGCAGGTGGTGTGCGTCGCGGGCGACGGCTCCGTGCAGATGAACATCCAGGAGCTCGCGACCATCTATAAGCACCAGCTGCCGATCATCGTCGCTATCTGCAACAACGGCATGCTCGGGATGGTGCGGCAGTGGCAGGAGATGTTTCACGCGCAGCGCTACAGCGAGGTCTACTTGGCCGACTCGAACCCCGACTTCGCCAAGCTCGCCGAAGCTTACGGCTTAGACGGCTACAACATCTTCGACCGCGAGACGGCTGCGCAGCTCATCCCCGAGGTCTTGGCCAAAGGCAAGCCAGCCGTCATGAATTTCGTCGTCTACGAGGCTGAAAAGGTCTTCCCGATGGTGCCCGCCGGGGCCGGGGTCGATGAGATGCTCATCGGCGACCAGGAGCCCGAGGACCTGACGCCGCAGCAGGTCGCTGCGACCGAGGTCACGGCAGCCGAGCTCGTCGCCGCCGACCCCAGCTTGGAGCGCGCGCCGGAGGGGGAAAAGGAGCCCGCATGA
- the ilvN gene encoding acetolactate synthase small subunit, with protein sequence MSVHKHVLSVTVRDQPGVLMRIAGLFARRGFNIESLSVAQSEIPGISRTTFTVSGEDATIEQVQKQLQKLIDVLKVIDHSEAKFVDRELMLIKVAVRSPEERVELRQVAQDFRARIVDVHRDALVFEVTGDEGKMDAFIEQMRPFGILELIRTGRVALTRSAADSKVTGRPTVKAA encoded by the coding sequence ATGAGCGTTCACAAACACGTCTTGAGCGTGACTGTGCGCGACCAACCGGGGGTCTTGATGCGCATCGCGGGGCTTTTCGCGCGGCGCGGCTTTAACATCGAGTCGCTGTCGGTGGCGCAGTCCGAGATCCCCGGTATTAGCCGCACGACCTTTACGGTCTCGGGTGAGGACGCCACCATCGAGCAGGTGCAGAAGCAGCTGCAAAAGCTCATCGACGTGCTTAAAGTCATCGATCACTCCGAGGCCAAGTTCGTCGACCGCGAACTCATGCTCATCAAGGTCGCGGTGCGCTCGCCCGAAGAGCGCGTCGAGCTGCGGCAGGTCGCGCAGGACTTTCGCGCCCGCATCGTCGACGTGCACCGCGACGCGCTCGTCTTCGAGGTCACCGGCGACGAGGGCAAGATGGACGCCTTTATCGAGCAGATGCGGCCGTTTGGCATCTTAGAGCTTATCCGCACGGGCCGCGTGGCCCTCACCCGCAGCGCCGCCGACAGCAAGGTCACGGGTCGGCCCACCGTCAAAGCCGCCTAG
- the ilvC gene encoding ketol-acid reductoisomerase, whose translation MANIYYDTDANLAHLEGKTVAVIGYGSQGHAHALNAKESGVRVVVGLRRGSASWAEAEGAGLEVMEVADAARAGDLVMILLPDEVQAQVYREQVAPHLEEGDALLFAHGFNIHFGQIRPPEHVDVFMVAPKGPGHLVRRTFTEGGGVPCLVAIHQDATGTAKARALAYAKAIGGTRGGVLETTFQEETETDLFGEQAVLCGGVTELMRSGFETLVAAGYQPEVAYFECVHEMKLIVDLIYEGGFERMRHSISNTAEYGDYVTGPRLVTDETRAEMKRVLRDIQTGKFARDFLLENQVGQPTLNAGRRATASSQVAEVGARLRKMMPFIGRKG comes from the coding sequence ATGGCCAACATCTACTACGACACCGACGCAAACCTCGCGCACTTAGAAGGCAAGACGGTCGCCGTGATCGGCTACGGTTCGCAGGGTCACGCCCACGCCCTAAACGCCAAGGAGTCCGGCGTTAGGGTGGTGGTGGGGCTGCGCAGGGGCAGCGCCTCGTGGGCCGAGGCCGAGGGTGCAGGGCTCGAGGTGATGGAGGTCGCCGACGCCGCTCGCGCGGGCGACCTCGTGATGATCCTGTTGCCCGACGAGGTGCAGGCGCAGGTCTACCGCGAGCAGGTCGCGCCCCACTTGGAGGAGGGCGACGCGCTCCTGTTTGCCCACGGCTTTAACATCCACTTCGGGCAGATCCGCCCACCTGAGCACGTCGACGTCTTTATGGTCGCGCCCAAAGGGCCGGGGCACCTCGTGCGCCGCACCTTCACCGAGGGGGGCGGGGTGCCGTGTCTCGTGGCCATCCACCAGGACGCCACGGGCACCGCCAAAGCGCGCGCCCTGGCCTACGCCAAAGCCATCGGCGGGACGCGCGGCGGGGTTTTGGAGACCACCTTTCAGGAGGAGACGGAGACCGACCTCTTCGGCGAACAGGCGGTGCTCTGCGGCGGCGTCACTGAACTCATGCGCTCGGGCTTCGAGACGCTCGTCGCGGCGGGCTACCAGCCGGAGGTGGCCTACTTCGAGTGCGTCCACGAGATGAAGCTGATCGTCGACCTCATCTACGAGGGCGGTTTCGAGCGGATGCGCCACTCGATCTCGAACACCGCCGAGTACGGCGACTACGTGACGGGGCCGCGCCTGGTCACCGACGAGACCCGCGCCGAGATGAAGCGCGTGCTACGCGACATCCAGACGGGCAAGTTCGCGCGCGACTTTCTCTTGGAGAACCAGGTCGGTCAGCCCACCTTAAACGCCGGACGGCGCGCGACCGCGTCGTCGCAGGTCGCCGAGGTCGGCGCGCGGCTGCGCAAGATGATGCCCTTTATCGGGCGCAAAGGCTAG
- a CDS encoding 2-isopropylmalate synthase, translated as MAYIKIFDTTLRDGEQTPGVTLNTAEKVEIAKQLARLGVDIIEAGFPITSTGDFEAVSRIAKEVSGPTICALARTARADIERAAQALEGAERARIHVFTSGSKIHLEHMLRKTPEEVIEASVESVRLARQFTGDVEFSAQDCTRSELAFLYALYGAAIEAGATVINIPDTVGYGMPLEYAELIRNIRDNVPGAKEVDISTHCHDDLGLAVANSLAAIGAGATQVECTVNGIGERAGNTSLEEVVMALGTRRDVWGHETGINTRELYRTSRMVAMYTGVSVPPNKAVVGDNAFAHESGIHQDGVIKALETYEIMSAETVGRDAGVLVMGKHSGRRAFRKTLEELGYELDDEKVNVLFKQFKDLCDRKQKVTSEDIRALIDAETARVPQTYELMSVQFQSGTGMIPVATVRLKTDTGIYEEAATGDGPVDAVYRALERVAGLPLKLESYEIRSVGSGKDALGEVSIRASQGERLVHGRGLSTDVIEASAQAYVDVLNKFAAGIGKASAQQVATP; from the coding sequence ATGGCCTACATTAAAATCTTTGACACCACCTTGCGCGACGGCGAGCAGACGCCGGGCGTGACCCTGAACACCGCCGAAAAGGTCGAGATCGCCAAGCAGCTCGCCCGCTTGGGCGTCGACATCATCGAGGCGGGTTTTCCGATCACCAGCACCGGCGACTTCGAGGCAGTCAGCCGCATCGCCAAAGAGGTCTCGGGGCCGACCATCTGCGCGCTCGCGCGCACCGCGCGAGCGGACATCGAGCGCGCAGCGCAGGCGTTGGAGGGCGCTGAACGGGCCCGCATCCACGTCTTTACCTCGGGGTCGAAGATCCACTTGGAGCACATGCTCCGCAAGACGCCGGAGGAGGTCATCGAGGCGTCAGTCGAGAGCGTACGCTTGGCGCGACAGTTCACGGGCGACGTCGAGTTCTCCGCGCAAGACTGCACGCGCAGCGAGCTGGCCTTTCTCTACGCGCTCTACGGCGCGGCCATTGAGGCGGGCGCGACGGTCATCAACATCCCCGACACGGTCGGTTACGGGATGCCGCTCGAGTACGCCGAACTGATCCGCAATATCCGCGACAATGTTCCCGGCGCCAAAGAGGTCGATATCAGCACGCACTGCCACGACGACCTGGGGCTGGCGGTCGCCAACTCGCTCGCGGCGATCGGCGCCGGGGCGACGCAGGTCGAGTGTACGGTCAACGGCATCGGCGAGCGCGCCGGCAACACCTCTCTAGAGGAGGTGGTGATGGCGCTCGGGACGCGGCGCGACGTCTGGGGCCACGAGACCGGCATCAACACCCGCGAACTCTACCGCACCAGCCGGATGGTCGCGATGTATACGGGCGTCTCGGTGCCGCCCAACAAGGCCGTGGTCGGCGACAACGCTTTCGCCCACGAGTCGGGCATCCACCAAGACGGGGTGATCAAGGCGCTTGAGACCTACGAGATCATGAGCGCCGAGACCGTCGGCCGCGACGCCGGGGTGTTGGTCATGGGCAAGCACTCGGGCCGCCGCGCGTTTCGCAAGACCCTGGAGGAGCTTGGGTACGAGCTGGACGACGAGAAGGTCAACGTCTTGTTCAAGCAGTTTAAAGACCTCTGCGACCGCAAGCAGAAGGTGACGTCCGAGGATATTCGCGCGCTCATCGACGCCGAGACGGCGCGCGTGCCGCAGACCTACGAGCTCATGAGCGTGCAGTTCCAGTCGGGCACCGGGATGATCCCGGTGGCGACGGTGCGGCTCAAAACCGACACCGGCATCTACGAGGAGGCGGCGACCGGCGACGGACCCGTTGACGCGGTGTATAGGGCGCTCGAGCGGGTCGCGGGGCTGCCGTTAAAGCTCGAGTCCTACGAGATCCGCAGCGTCGGGAGTGGCAAAGACGCCCTCGGCGAGGTCAGCATCCGCGCCTCGCAGGGAGAGAGGTTGGTGCACGGCCGCGGCCTCTCGACGGACGTCATCGAAGCCTCGGCGCAGGCGTACGTAGACGTGCTCAACAAGTTCGCGGCGGGGATCGGCAAGGCGTCGGCGCAGCAGGTGGCGACGCCGTGA